A genomic region of Candidatus Neomarinimicrobiota bacterium contains the following coding sequences:
- a CDS encoding translation initiation factor IF-3, whose amino-acid sequence MERDLRVNERIRVPKVRLIDENGKQIGIVSIQEALRYAEERDLDLVEVAPNVDPPVCKIMDYGRYKYQQQIKDRKGKKAQHIIKIKELRLRPNIDKNDLRLKLERAKEFLQEGNKVKFTLLFRGRELAHTELGYELMKNVCDELSEIANIERPPRGEGRTIVAVLGPK is encoded by the coding sequence ATAGAAAGAGATTTAAGAGTTAATGAGCGTATTAGAGTTCCAAAGGTTAGGTTAATAGATGAGAATGGAAAACAAATTGGAATTGTTTCAATACAGGAAGCTCTCCGATATGCAGAGGAGAGAGACCTTGACCTAGTCGAGGTTGCACCAAATGTTGATCCACCTGTTTGTAAGATAATGGATTATGGAAGGTATAAATATCAGCAGCAGATAAAAGATAGAAAAGGGAAAAAGGCGCAACATATTATAAAAATTAAGGAGTTACGATTGAGACCGAATATTGACAAAAATGATTTGAGACTTAAGTTGGAAAGAGCCAAAGAGTTTCTTCAGGAAGGGAATAAAGTAAAATTTACACTATTGTTTCGAGGAAGGGAGCTTGCTCATACAGAATTAGGATATGAATTAATGAAAAATGTATGTGATGAACTCTCAGAAATCGCAAATATTGAAAGACCACCTAGGGGTGAGGGGAGAACAATTGTAGCAGTATTAGGTCCAAAATAG
- a CDS encoding TIGR04013 family B12-binding domain/radical SAM domain-containing protein, whose translation MKRIALIFIIGRENKYSVNSLVGAIESFDDNFFDIFVVDYRKQDVCQGINRISVNYNTLVFAFSFMTHQYWDIKNLVEELKSTFRDAIFVCGGPHASGKPESVATLGFDYVFIGESEITFKNFFQNILNSMEGDLSKQGNKDGVSFITSVQFVNLNEFSPVSIKYNRFGPIEISRGCPYRCAYCQTPSIFGRNIRHRDIESVIDIVRHMVFLGMKDIRFIAPNAIAFGSEDGIKINLDKVENLLYCVRKEIGEDGRIFFGSFPSEIRPENISIDAIKLIKSYCNNKNIVIGAQSGSSRVLKLLKRGHTVEDVINAVDIIISNGLNANVDFIFGLPFEKDEDVEVTIKFISKLVKMGARIHGHYFLPLPGTVLERETLKIFEKYEDFIHKELLPNGHIFGNWERQKELSYKIHELLLY comes from the coding sequence ATGAAGAGAATAGCATTAATTTTTATCATAGGCAGGGAAAATAAATACAGTGTAAATAGCTTAGTAGGTGCTATTGAATCCTTTGACGATAATTTTTTTGATATATTCGTAGTTGATTATAGAAAGCAGGATGTTTGCCAGGGAATAAACAGAATTTCAGTGAATTATAATACTTTGGTATTTGCATTTTCTTTTATGACTCATCAATACTGGGATATAAAAAATTTAGTAGAGGAATTAAAGTCAACATTTAGAGATGCTATTTTTGTTTGTGGTGGTCCACATGCATCGGGCAAACCTGAGAGTGTTGCAACTCTCGGATTCGATTATGTTTTTATTGGTGAATCGGAAATAACTTTTAAAAATTTTTTCCAGAATATTTTAAACAGTATGGAAGGTGATTTGTCAAAGCAAGGGAATAAAGATGGTGTATCATTTATTACTTCTGTTCAATTTGTAAATCTAAATGAGTTTAGCCCTGTATCGATCAAATATAATAGATTTGGACCCATAGAAATCTCTCGTGGCTGTCCCTATAGATGTGCTTACTGTCAGACGCCGTCAATATTTGGTAGAAATATTAGACACAGGGATATTGAAAGTGTTATTGATATAGTTAGACATATGGTTTTTTTAGGTATGAAGGATATTCGATTTATAGCACCTAATGCTATTGCTTTTGGTTCTGAAGATGGAATTAAAATAAATTTGGATAAAGTTGAGAATCTTCTATATTGCGTTAGAAAAGAAATTGGTGAAGATGGGAGGATATTTTTTGGTTCTTTTCCCTCAGAGATCAGGCCCGAGAATATTTCAATAGATGCGATTAAACTTATAAAATCGTATTGTAATAATAAAAATATTGTTATTGGAGCACAAAGTGGTAGTTCAAGAGTTCTTAAGTTATTAAAAAGAGGTCATACTGTTGAAGATGTTATAAATGCAGTGGATATAATAATATCAAATGGTTTGAATGCTAATGTCGATTTTATTTTTGGGTTACCATTCGAAAAGGATGAAGATGTTGAAGTTACGATTAAATTTATCAGTAAACTTGTAAAGATGGGTGCAAGAATTCATGGTCACTATTTTTTGCCATTGCCAGGAACGGTTCTGGAGAGAGAAACATTGAAAATATTTGAAAAATATGAAGATTTTATTCATAAAGAGTTATTGCCCAATGGTCATATTTTTGGAAACTGGGAAAGGCAAAAAGAATTGAGTTATAAAATTCATGAATTATTATTATATTAA
- the thrS gene encoding threonine--tRNA ligase: MKKKKTVNITLPDGSKIETEAETKISEVAKRLSDKLYKKSVAAKIDGKLVDLSAEIREDCNLKIITYDDQEAHEIILHTTSHVMAQAVKRLYPNAKIAIGPAIENRFYYDIDVDPPIKDEDLPKIEVEMRKIIAADYPIERIEMSVKDAIEFFAKKGEIYKVEILNEDIEEDTVSLYKQDDFVDLCRGPHLPSTGKVKAFKLLNVAGAYWRGDSRNKMLTRIYGTSFPSKEKLDEYLHFLEEAKRRDHRRIGRELELFDINDSVGAGLVLWFPKGAMLRRTIENLWIDEHLKRGYELVVTPHIGRSRMWEISGHIGFYRDFMFEAMKVENDEYFVKPMNCPYHIMIYRSKIRSYRDLPVKYAELGTVYRYELSGVLHGLMRVRGFTQDDAHIICTPEQLDSEIENLVEFSIDFLKKFGFKEFDIFVSTRPEEKFTGNIQMWDVATYSLKKSLEKLGIEYKIDEGGGAFYGPKIDIKIRDALGRYWQCTTIQFDFNLPERFDMYYIAEDGTKQKPYMIHRAILGSIERFVGILIEHTAGDFPVWLAPVQGIVLPITDKQKNYGYRVYEFFKEHGVRIEMNDKSQTIGQKIRESELQKIPFMFILGEREENENKISVRRRKKGNLGSYSWKETLDIIKQEQI; this comes from the coding sequence TTGAAAAAGAAAAAGACGGTAAATATAACTCTACCGGATGGATCAAAGATAGAAACGGAAGCTGAGACCAAGATTTCTGAGGTTGCGAAAAGACTTAGTGATAAACTATATAAAAAATCAGTAGCTGCTAAAATAGATGGAAAGTTAGTTGATTTATCAGCCGAAATAAGAGAAGATTGTAATCTGAAGATAATTACTTACGATGATCAGGAAGCCCATGAAATAATATTACACACAACTTCTCATGTCATGGCTCAGGCAGTAAAGAGATTATATCCTAATGCAAAAATTGCAATAGGACCTGCTATCGAAAATAGATTTTATTATGATATCGATGTAGATCCCCCAATTAAAGACGAAGACCTTCCGAAAATTGAAGTGGAGATGAGAAAAATAATTGCAGCTGATTATCCAATTGAAAGAATTGAGATGTCTGTTAAAGATGCTATCGAGTTTTTTGCAAAAAAGGGGGAGATATACAAAGTTGAGATTTTGAACGAAGATATAGAGGAAGACACAGTTTCTTTATACAAACAGGATGATTTTGTTGATCTTTGTCGCGGTCCTCACTTACCGTCAACTGGAAAAGTAAAAGCTTTTAAACTTTTGAACGTAGCTGGTGCCTACTGGAGGGGTGATTCAAGGAATAAGATGTTGACCAGGATTTATGGAACCAGCTTTCCCTCTAAGGAGAAGCTTGATGAATATCTCCATTTTCTTGAAGAGGCAAAAAGAAGAGACCACAGACGAATTGGGAGAGAACTCGAACTATTTGATATAAATGATTCTGTAGGAGCTGGTCTGGTATTATGGTTTCCAAAGGGTGCAATGTTACGAAGAACTATCGAGAATTTGTGGATTGATGAGCATCTTAAAAGAGGTTATGAGCTAGTGGTAACACCACATATTGGTAGATCCAGGATGTGGGAAATAAGTGGACATATTGGGTTTTACCGGGATTTCATGTTTGAAGCTATGAAGGTGGAAAATGATGAGTATTTTGTTAAACCTATGAATTGCCCTTACCATATAATGATATATAGATCTAAAATAAGAAGTTATAGGGATTTGCCCGTAAAGTATGCAGAACTTGGAACGGTATACAGATATGAATTGAGCGGAGTTCTCCATGGATTAATGAGAGTAAGGGGATTTACTCAGGATGATGCTCATATTATTTGTACTCCTGAACAGCTTGATTCTGAGATTGAAAATCTTGTAGAATTTTCCATAGACTTTCTTAAGAAATTCGGTTTTAAGGAATTTGACATTTTTGTTTCTACAAGACCTGAGGAGAAGTTTACAGGTAATATTCAGATGTGGGATGTGGCAACATATTCGCTTAAGAAGTCTCTTGAGAAGCTTGGTATTGAATACAAAATCGATGAAGGTGGTGGAGCATTCTATGGACCGAAGATAGATATTAAGATAAGGGATGCATTAGGTAGATACTGGCAGTGCACTACTATACAATTTGATTTTAATCTGCCAGAAAGATTTGATATGTATTACATTGCCGAGGATGGAACAAAGCAGAAGCCTTATATGATACATAGAGCTATTCTCGGATCGATTGAAAGGTTTGTTGGAATATTGATAGAGCATACTGCGGGGGATTTCCCTGTTTGGCTAGCACCTGTCCAGGGGATTGTATTGCCTATTACTGATAAACAGAAGAATTATGGATACAGAGTGTATGAATTCTTTAAGGAACATGGGGTAAGGATTGAGATGAATGATAAATCTCAGACTATTGGGCAAAAAATAAGAGAGTCAGAATTACAGAAAATCCCTTTTATGTTTATTTTAGGCGAGAGAGAAGAAAATGAAAATAAAATTTCTGTGAGAAGAAGAAAAAAAGGTAACCTTGGGTCCTATAGCTGGAAGGAGACTTTAGATATTATAAAACAGGAACAAATATAG
- the rpmI gene encoding 50S ribosomal protein L35 → MSKVKTRSSAKKRFIKVTASGKIKRAKANKSHLLTGKTSKRKRKLRKADYISASDKERVKKMLQI, encoded by the coding sequence ATGTCAAAAGTCAAAACAAGAAGTTCAGCTAAAAAAAGGTTTATAAAAGTTACTGCTTCAGGTAAAATTAAAAGAGCAAAAGCCAACAAATCGCATCTCTTGACTGGTAAAACTTCAAAGAGGAAAAGAAAGCTTCGTAAAGCTGATTATATATCTGCCAGTGATAAGGAAAGAGTTAAGAAGATGTTGCAAATATAG
- a CDS encoding cell division protein ZapA produces the protein MDKSQENLVRVVIFGQEYMIRGKADSGYIQKVAKYVNDKMEEVESAVSSIHTPLKIAILAAMSITDELFSLKNKKDKETEEINKRSEGLIEEIESVLKE, from the coding sequence ATGGATAAATCACAGGAAAATTTAGTAAGAGTAGTCATTTTCGGTCAGGAATATATGATAAGGGGGAAGGCTGATTCTGGCTATATTCAGAAAGTGGCAAAATATGTAAATGATAAAATGGAGGAGGTGGAATCTGCTGTGTCCTCTATTCATACTCCATTGAAAATAGCTATTCTTGCGGCAATGAGTATAACGGATGAGTTATTTTCATTAAAGAATAAAAAGGACAAAGAAACTGAAGAGATAAATAAAAGGTCGGAAGGATTAATAGAAGAAATTGAAAGTGTGCTAAAAGAATAA
- the rplT gene encoding 50S ribosomal protein L20, producing the protein MPRANSSVPRHKRHRKIVKMAKGAWGARHRTYVNAKDTVEKGLQYSYRDRRTKKRNFRRLWIARINAASRAYGIPYNKFIHALKEKGIQIDRKALAEMAVNDPAGFEKLIETVKA; encoded by the coding sequence ATGCCCAGAGCAAATAGTTCTGTACCAAGACATAAAAGACATAGAAAAATAGTGAAGATGGCAAAAGGAGCATGGGGAGCAAGACATCGAACCTATGTAAATGCCAAAGATACCGTTGAAAAAGGGTTACAATATTCATATAGAGATAGAAGAACAAAAAAAAGAAATTTTAGACGATTATGGATTGCTCGAATTAATGCTGCCTCTCGTGCATACGGGATACCTTATAATAAATTTATCCATGCTTTGAAAGAGAAAGGAATTCAGATAGATAGAAAAGCACTTGCTGAGATGGCAGTAAATGATCCTGCAGGATTTGAAAAACTTATTGAAACTGTTAAGGCATAG
- the pheS gene encoding phenylalanine--tRNA ligase subunit alpha has protein sequence MNIQHRIDEVRKSFHDDINNCELTPQKLEELRIKYLGKKGFIQSLFKLIPELDIPERKEFGRSLNSLKNEIIEKIEFLNRKVKKKVSSEEYFDHTLPGISYGPGRLHPVSLTMREIILIFQEIGFGIEFGPEVESDFYNFEALNFPEDHPARDMQDTFYINDKILLRTHTSPIQIRVMQSKKPPIRILAPGRVFRNESINARSYCVFHQIEGLCIDKNISFAELKGVLGYFAKRYFGKDVELRFRPSFFPFTEPSAEVDISCFICGGKGCKVCKETGWLEILGCGMVDPNVLKMVNIDPEKYSGYAFGMGLERIAMLKYGIDDIRLFYENDIRFSEQFY, from the coding sequence ATGAATATACAACATAGAATCGATGAAGTACGTAAATCCTTTCATGACGATATAAATAATTGTGAATTAACCCCACAGAAACTGGAAGAATTAAGAATAAAATATTTAGGGAAAAAGGGGTTTATACAATCACTATTTAAATTGATACCAGAATTGGATATCCCTGAGAGAAAAGAATTCGGTAGAAGTTTAAACTCTTTAAAAAATGAAATTATAGAAAAAATAGAGTTTCTAAATAGAAAAGTAAAAAAGAAGGTTTCAAGTGAAGAGTATTTTGATCATACATTACCAGGAATATCCTATGGTCCAGGACGATTACATCCTGTTTCTCTGACTATGCGGGAGATAATATTAATATTTCAGGAAATTGGTTTTGGAATAGAATTCGGTCCTGAGGTTGAATCTGATTTTTATAATTTTGAGGCTCTAAATTTTCCTGAAGATCACCCTGCAAGAGATATGCAGGATACGTTTTATATTAATGATAAAATTTTGTTGCGAACACATACATCTCCAATACAGATTAGGGTGATGCAATCTAAAAAACCACCTATACGTATTCTTGCGCCAGGAAGAGTTTTTAGGAATGAGTCTATAAATGCAAGAAGCTACTGCGTATTTCACCAGATAGAAGGTTTATGTATAGATAAGAATATTAGTTTTGCAGAATTGAAAGGGGTGCTGGGGTATTTTGCAAAGCGCTATTTTGGTAAGGATGTTGAATTGAGATTCAGACCAAGTTTTTTCCCGTTTACAGAGCCGAGTGCTGAGGTAGATATATCCTGCTTTATATGTGGTGGCAAGGGATGTAAAGTGTGCAAAGAGACAGGCTGGCTTGAAATACTCGGATGTGGTATGGTTGACCCTAATGTATTGAAAATGGTTAATATAGACCCGGAGAAGTATTCAGGATATGCTTTTGGAATGGGCTTGGAGCGTATAGCAATGTTAAAATATGGTATTGATGATATCAGATTGTTTTATGAAAATGATATAAGATTTTCAGAACAATTTTATTAA
- a CDS encoding dTDP-4-dehydrorhamnose 3,5-epimerase family protein, translated as MELNKDAKKAYVLQDYLKKVTIKDVKVIELVSNVDESGCLIELMRLGEEIKKNIGDFDLRQVNYSEIDTGCIKAFHVHKIQTDIWFTPPSDKILLVLADVREASPTEGNILRLTLGGGKPRLVVIPPGVAHGCRNLKNSPSRIIYFTNYYFSTEPDKCDEGRLPWYFFGEKIWEIKRD; from the coding sequence ATGGAACTGAACAAAGATGCCAAAAAAGCTTATGTATTACAGGATTATTTAAAAAAGGTAACAATTAAAGATGTAAAAGTTATTGAATTAGTAAGCAATGTTGATGAATCTGGTTGTTTGATTGAACTGATGAGATTAGGAGAAGAAATTAAAAAAAATATCGGTGACTTTGACCTCAGACAGGTAAATTATAGTGAAATTGATACAGGTTGTATTAAAGCATTTCACGTACACAAAATTCAAACAGATATCTGGTTCACTCCACCATCTGATAAAATATTACTGGTTTTAGCTGATGTTAGAGAAGCTTCCCCAACAGAGGGAAATATACTCAGATTAACTCTCGGTGGTGGTAAGCCAAGGTTAGTGGTCATACCTCCAGGTGTGGCACACGGCTGTAGGAATTTAAAAAATTCACCATCAAGAATTATTTATTTTACCAACTACTACTTTTCCACCGAACCTGACAAATGTGATGAAGGTAGACTACCATGGTATTTCTTCGGTGAAAAAATTTGGGAAATAAAAAGGGACTAG
- a CDS encoding phenylalanine--tRNA ligase subunit beta: MKVNISWLRKYVDFDFDPSKLADLLTSVGLESNLTFDIGKLDNEIVVGEIKKVYKHPNADKLYVCLVDDGKGEYHVVCGAPNTRIGIKSAFARVGAKLPDGRKVKEVTIRGIKSYGILCAEDELGISNDHSGIIEFPADVDIGIPVKNIFEEIGIVVEIDLTPNRPDCTSHIGVAREISVITENKLKIPKVELKEGSKKITDEVGVKIVDTEGCPRYVARLIKGVKVAESPEWLKSYLRSVGIHPINNVVDAANFVMMETGQPLHTFDFDKLEGGKIVVRKAKSGEKVVTLEGKEVELNESVLLIYDSRKPVAIAGIVGLQNSKVDENTENILIESAYFNPLTIRRASKSIGISTEASYRFERGIDADGQIYAANRLAQLILEYAGGDLYEGIVDCNPVKIEPKEITLRYSKVNSIVGCKINKEWISKKLILLGCKILNKNESEIKILVPTFRPDLEREIDMIEEIVRIYGMVNIPPKLETVVYPIVEKNNRYELIERLREYLFSCGLIEVYSNSLISKSLLKVSFDETEGIRLKNPLSSDMAYLRTSLIPGLLKTAQLNIFRKNNNLRLFELGTVHKVSQSSEFGDEETLNFGILLTGNIREKSWLVGEEKSSLFHLKGILENILGYFGVKDVEYSYRNYQKGYFSHIIDVYYKSDKFVSIGELNRDYLNRIWDIQQPIYIMEGSVDFILQHSNFNIRYEQLPVFPAIERDLSIVVDKKVKVADVERVIRKYGTDLLKNVKFYDIYTGKSIEKGLKSFTFNIVFRSNERTLKDEEVDIIMEKIVDRLGKELNARLR, from the coding sequence ATGAAAGTTAATATTTCCTGGTTAAGAAAATATGTTGATTTTGATTTTGATCCTTCAAAGCTTGCAGATTTGCTGACGTCTGTAGGGCTTGAGTCAAATCTTACTTTTGATATTGGAAAATTAGATAATGAAATTGTCGTAGGTGAAATAAAAAAAGTATATAAGCATCCTAATGCAGATAAATTGTATGTGTGTCTTGTTGATGACGGCAAAGGTGAATATCATGTAGTTTGCGGTGCACCCAATACACGAATCGGTATAAAATCCGCATTTGCCAGAGTTGGTGCTAAACTTCCTGATGGACGAAAGGTAAAAGAGGTAACGATTAGAGGAATCAAATCCTACGGTATATTATGTGCTGAAGATGAGCTTGGTATCTCCAATGATCACTCTGGCATAATAGAATTTCCAGCAGATGTTGATATAGGTATCCCAGTAAAAAATATTTTTGAAGAAATTGGAATAGTAGTAGAAATCGATTTAACTCCGAATAGACCTGATTGCACTTCACATATAGGAGTAGCAAGAGAAATATCTGTAATTACCGAAAATAAATTAAAAATACCAAAAGTCGAATTAAAAGAGGGTTCGAAAAAAATTACTGATGAGGTAGGTGTTAAGATTGTAGATACGGAGGGATGTCCAAGATATGTTGCTAGATTGATCAAGGGTGTGAAAGTAGCCGAATCCCCCGAATGGTTGAAAAGTTATCTGAGAAGTGTTGGAATACATCCAATTAATAATGTTGTAGATGCTGCGAATTTTGTAATGATGGAAACAGGCCAACCGCTGCATACCTTTGATTTTGATAAACTAGAGGGAGGCAAAATTGTAGTTAGAAAGGCTAAATCCGGAGAAAAAGTTGTAACCCTTGAGGGAAAAGAAGTTGAATTAAACGAATCTGTGCTCTTAATATATGACTCTCGTAAACCTGTCGCTATAGCGGGAATTGTAGGATTACAAAATTCAAAGGTAGATGAAAATACAGAAAATATCTTAATTGAAAGTGCTTACTTTAACCCTCTGACAATAAGGAGAGCTTCTAAAAGTATAGGCATATCAACTGAGGCATCTTACCGATTTGAACGTGGGATCGATGCTGACGGACAGATATACGCTGCCAATAGGTTAGCCCAATTAATACTTGAATATGCTGGTGGTGACTTGTATGAGGGTATCGTAGATTGCAATCCAGTAAAGATTGAACCAAAAGAAATTACACTTAGGTATAGTAAAGTAAATTCTATTGTTGGTTGCAAAATCAATAAAGAGTGGATTAGTAAGAAACTTATTCTACTTGGTTGTAAGATTCTGAATAAAAATGAGTCTGAAATTAAGATACTTGTTCCAACTTTTAGACCAGATCTTGAGCGTGAGATAGATATGATTGAAGAGATAGTCAGGATTTATGGAATGGTGAATATACCGCCTAAGCTGGAAACTGTTGTGTACCCTATTGTTGAGAAGAACAACAGGTACGAATTAATTGAAAGGTTGAGGGAATATTTATTCTCATGTGGTCTCATCGAGGTTTATTCTAATTCACTAATTTCGAAGAGTCTACTTAAAGTCTCGTTTGATGAGACTGAGGGTATCAGGTTAAAAAATCCATTAAGTTCAGATATGGCATATTTGAGAACATCATTAATTCCTGGCCTGTTGAAAACTGCACAGTTAAATATTTTCCGAAAAAATAATAACCTGCGTCTTTTTGAACTAGGGACTGTTCATAAGGTCAGTCAGAGCTCAGAATTTGGAGATGAAGAGACATTAAATTTTGGAATATTATTGACCGGTAATATCCGAGAAAAATCATGGTTAGTAGGGGAGGAGAAATCCTCTTTGTTTCATCTTAAAGGTATACTGGAGAATATTTTAGGATATTTTGGGGTTAAGGATGTCGAATATTCATATAGGAATTATCAAAAAGGGTACTTTAGCCATATAATTGACGTTTATTATAAAAGCGATAAGTTTGTAAGTATTGGAGAGTTAAATAGGGACTATCTCAACAGAATATGGGATATTCAACAACCAATTTATATAATGGAAGGAAGTGTAGATTTTATATTACAACATAGTAATTTCAATATTAGATATGAACAGCTACCAGTATTTCCAGCTATTGAAAGAGATTTATCAATTGTTGTTGATAAGAAAGTAAAAGTAGCTGACGTTGAGAGGGTTATAAGAAAATATGGGACAGATTTGCTAAAAAATGTAAAATTTTATGATATTTATACAGGGAAAAGTATTGAAAAAGGTTTAAAAAGTTTTACATTTAATATAGTTTTTAGATCAAATGAGCGTACTCTGAAAGATGAGGAAGTAGATATTATAATGGAAAAAATAGTTGATAGGCTTGGAAAAGAGTTAAATGCAAGGTTAAGGTAA
- a CDS encoding sigma-54-dependent Fis family transcriptional regulator, with product MKEKILIADDNVDTRDNIKEILEEAGFLVDTVDNGEKAVVTVLNDDIDCLILDMKMPKKDGWQVLTEIRSLIDAGLVVIIITAYGDISSAVRAVKMGAYDFIEKPFDNDVLLMTVKRGLENARLKKEVKSLRKKVYAKGELEEIFGSSSAIRKVIEQINIVAETDITVLLYGETGVGKEVIANFIHNRSKRKDKRFVPVDCGAIPENLIESELFGFVKGAFTGAVETKPGKFEMADGGTLFLDEIGNLPLSQQQRLLRVVETKKILPIGSKMEKEVDVRIIAATNRDLSKLVEEGNFRQDLYYRLVEFVIEIPPLRERLEDIPLIVNNLINEASRELGKRVTGISNRAIDKIISYSWPGNIRQLRNAIRRAVLICDGIIEENNIILSYEKKPELKGFDFSCIDIIEPDKKYVDVLHEATEKMDKILVVKALKTAGGNISKAARIYGIDRTNFYRKLDKYGIRNNKG from the coding sequence ATGAAAGAAAAGATATTAATAGCTGATGATAATGTTGATACACGGGATAATATAAAGGAGATACTGGAAGAAGCAGGGTTCTTAGTTGATACAGTAGATAACGGTGAAAAAGCTGTGGTTACGGTTCTTAATGATGATATTGATTGTCTGATCCTTGATATGAAAATGCCTAAGAAAGACGGCTGGCAGGTATTAACCGAAATTAGGTCATTAATTGATGCTGGACTGGTTGTAATAATAATTACAGCCTATGGAGATATATCGAGCGCAGTAAGAGCAGTGAAAATGGGAGCCTATGATTTTATTGAAAAACCTTTTGATAATGATGTGTTATTGATGACGGTAAAGAGGGGATTGGAAAATGCTCGTTTAAAGAAAGAGGTAAAGAGTCTTAGAAAAAAGGTCTACGCAAAGGGTGAGCTGGAAGAGATATTTGGTTCAAGTTCTGCTATTAGGAAAGTAATAGAGCAGATTAATATTGTAGCGGAAACAGACATTACTGTTCTTCTGTATGGTGAAACTGGCGTTGGTAAGGAAGTAATAGCAAATTTTATTCATAACAGAAGTAAAAGAAAAGATAAAAGGTTTGTGCCAGTAGATTGTGGAGCAATACCTGAGAACCTTATAGAAAGTGAATTATTTGGATTTGTTAAGGGAGCATTTACAGGGGCTGTGGAGACGAAGCCGGGAAAATTTGAAATGGCTGATGGAGGTACATTATTCTTAGATGAAATAGGTAATCTTCCATTATCCCAACAGCAGAGGTTGTTAAGGGTTGTCGAAACAAAGAAAATTTTACCAATAGGTTCAAAGATGGAAAAAGAAGTCGATGTCAGAATCATCGCTGCAACAAATAGGGATTTAAGTAAGCTTGTTGAGGAAGGTAATTTTCGTCAGGATTTATATTATAGGCTTGTGGAGTTTGTAATAGAAATACCACCTTTACGTGAAAGGTTAGAGGACATACCGCTGATTGTGAATAATCTAATAAATGAAGCTAGCAGAGAGCTGGGGAAAAGGGTAACGGGAATTTCCAATAGAGCCATAGATAAAATCATTTCTTACAGCTGGCCTGGGAATATCCGTCAATTAAGGAATGCCATTCGGAGAGCCGTACTCATTTGTGATGGAATAATAGAAGAGAATAATATTATTTTGAGTTATGAGAAAAAACCTGAGTTAAAAGGATTTGATTTTAGCTGTATTGATATTATAGAGCCAGATAAAAAGTATGTTGATGTGTTACATGAAGCTACTGAAAAAATGGATAAAATTTTAGTGGTAAAAGCTTTAAAAACAGCGGGAGGGAATATTTCGAAAGCAGCTAGAATTTATGGAATTGATCGGACAAATTTTTATCGCAAATTGGATAAATATGGTATAAGAAATAACAAAGGCTAG